A single region of the Streptomyces sp. NBC_00236 genome encodes:
- a CDS encoding ABC transporter permease: MTQPVSSAQQSGPDKGAVPVSVPASPKKDRPPRAFGLRADVRNLSLLGVLAALIVVGGITEPDSFLDTGNLQLILTQASVIGVVTVGMTFVIIGGGIDLSVGAMVALASVWATTLATQDFGFAGILFTAVLVGLGAGLVNGVLIAYGRLVPFIATLAMLASARGLALNITDGKTQIVTVKSVLDLGLPDAYVLGIPPLVMMFAVVTVVGWLVLNRTTFGRRTVAVGGNAEAARLAGIDVRRQRLYLYLLSGLCCGIAAFMLIILSGSGQNTNGNLYELDAIAAAIIGGTLLSGGRGTIVGSVLGVLVFTTITNIFALNNLQSDVQQIAKGAIIVAAVLVQRRTSAHGET, translated from the coding sequence ATGACGCAGCCCGTCTCCTCGGCGCAGCAGAGCGGGCCGGACAAGGGCGCCGTGCCCGTGTCCGTCCCCGCGTCCCCGAAGAAGGACCGGCCCCCGCGTGCCTTCGGGCTGCGCGCGGACGTCCGCAACCTCTCCCTGCTCGGCGTCCTCGCCGCACTGATAGTCGTCGGCGGCATCACCGAACCCGACAGCTTCCTGGACACCGGGAACCTCCAGCTCATCCTGACCCAGGCGTCCGTCATCGGCGTCGTCACCGTCGGCATGACCTTCGTCATCATCGGCGGCGGCATCGACCTGTCCGTCGGCGCCATGGTCGCCCTCGCCTCCGTCTGGGCGACGACGCTCGCCACCCAGGACTTCGGCTTCGCGGGCATCCTCTTCACCGCCGTCCTGGTCGGCCTCGGCGCCGGACTCGTCAACGGTGTGCTGATCGCGTACGGCAGGCTGGTGCCGTTCATCGCGACGCTGGCGATGCTCGCGTCCGCCCGCGGACTGGCGCTGAACATCACGGACGGCAAGACGCAGATCGTCACCGTCAAGTCGGTCCTCGACCTGGGACTGCCGGACGCGTACGTCCTCGGTATCCCTCCGCTGGTCATGATGTTCGCCGTGGTCACCGTCGTCGGCTGGCTGGTGCTGAACCGTACGACCTTCGGCCGGCGCACGGTCGCCGTCGGCGGCAACGCGGAAGCGGCCCGGCTGGCCGGGATCGACGTACGCCGGCAGCGGCTCTACCTCTACCTGCTGTCCGGGCTGTGCTGCGGCATCGCCGCCTTCATGCTGATCATCCTGTCCGGCTCCGGCCAGAACACCAACGGCAACCTGTACGAACTCGACGCCATCGCCGCCGCGATCATCGGAGGCACCCTGCTCAGCGGCGGCCGCGGCACCATCGTCGGCTCCGTCCTGGGTGTCCTCGTCTTCACCACGATCACCAACATCTTCGCGCTCAACAACCTGCAGAGCGATGTCCAGCAGATCGCCAAGGGCGCGATCATCGTCGCCGCCGTCCTCGTCCAGCGCCGGACGTCGGCCCACGGAGAGACCTGA
- a CDS encoding substrate-binding domain-containing protein produces MPETSRRGLLFGTAAISAGALLTACTSNDPKEKDTAAQSNAPAADDKPGKPVTIGFAGPQADHGWLNAINENARSRAKKYSEVTLETTEGSNDTAAQIGQVKTLINKKVDVLVILPADGKALTQVGLEAMRAGIPVINLDRIFASPQAYRCWVGGDNYGMGLNAGTYIGEQLKDKPNAKVVELAGIDNLELTKQRSKGFADALKNYSNIELVARQAADFTVESGQAKMSQLLQAQKQFDALWNHDDDQGVGALRAIQQAGRDEFLMVGGAGAKSAMDAIKADNSVLKATVLYPPTMAASAIDLARALGQAKGVAGLAELEIPTNLTLYSAVVTKENIDQYLPTGFS; encoded by the coding sequence ATGCCAGAAACCAGCCGCAGAGGACTGCTCTTCGGTACCGCAGCCATCTCCGCAGGCGCCTTGCTCACCGCCTGCACCAGCAACGACCCCAAGGAGAAGGACACCGCCGCGCAGAGCAACGCGCCCGCCGCGGACGACAAGCCGGGCAAGCCCGTCACCATCGGCTTCGCGGGACCGCAGGCCGACCACGGCTGGCTCAACGCCATCAACGAGAACGCCAGGTCGCGGGCGAAGAAGTACTCCGAGGTGACCCTGGAGACCACCGAGGGCTCCAATGACACCGCCGCCCAGATCGGCCAGGTCAAGACCCTCATCAACAAGAAGGTCGACGTCCTCGTCATCCTCCCGGCCGACGGCAAGGCACTCACCCAGGTCGGCCTTGAGGCCATGCGGGCGGGCATCCCCGTCATCAACCTGGACCGCATCTTCGCCTCGCCCCAGGCCTACCGCTGCTGGGTCGGCGGGGACAACTACGGCATGGGGCTCAACGCCGGTACGTACATCGGCGAACAGCTCAAGGACAAGCCGAACGCCAAGGTCGTCGAGCTCGCGGGCATCGACAACCTGGAGCTGACCAAGCAGCGCAGCAAGGGCTTCGCCGACGCGCTGAAGAACTACTCCAACATCGAACTGGTGGCCCGTCAGGCGGCCGACTTCACCGTCGAGTCCGGCCAGGCGAAGATGTCCCAGCTCCTCCAGGCCCAGAAGCAGTTCGACGCCCTGTGGAACCACGACGACGACCAGGGCGTCGGTGCGCTCCGCGCCATCCAGCAGGCCGGCCGCGACGAGTTCCTGATGGTGGGCGGCGCCGGGGCCAAGTCCGCCATGGACGCCATCAAGGCGGACAACAGCGTGCTGAAGGCCACCGTTCTCTACCCGCCGACCATGGCGGCGTCCGCGATCGACCTCGCGCGGGCGCTCGGCCAGGCCAAGGGGGTGGCCGGGCTCGCCGAGCTGGAGATCCCGACCAATCTCACCCTGTACTCGGCCGTGGTCACCAAGGAGAACATCGACCAGTACCTTCCGACGGGCTTCAGCTGA